The window cttagaaagcctcagtatctgtgtagtcagaactatgtactgtccctttaacaattggtactcatgggaattgtagtccccccttcaatatagaagtttattgtaggcttcctgtgaaggtgttaaaaacttgattgtcctcttcctccctttgtttgggacgctgctcctcaagcaaggatgcgacagttataacgaatttaccgcttgtctacaacaaatctggaccaataaagatgtatcttgcttatgtttgaaccatgctgcattcactggctaaaactgtgagtaaggatcccttttacgatctgggttgagaaaggcagcgcgttgaactatctggaagccagcatctttcccagctgcttccagaatatagtaactgtcccaagatggggtcaattccaggttcctgcccatcagcatacagggggagggaagcaggcagATAATgcactgcaacccatacgtgggtcaacAAACAAATGGCCAGTAcgtagccccgtgctgtacccatatgttgggcagccggccggtggacactgtatcaCCCCACActcagtgggaggctggtgggaggctcagtgaggatctcatgctggcctcaaccacacGCCTGGTGGAAcgtctccgtcttacaggcctgttgaaatgatagaagatcctgacgggcccgggtgtcctcagacagagagttccaccaggttggggccaggactgaaaaggccctggccctggttgaggccaactgagcctccctggggccagggaccaccagcagatgttttccagctgatcagagCGTTCTCTGGGGCCCAAAGAGAAAACGAGCTTGGCAGCTCATTCCCCAACGATGTATCCCCTTCTTTCTTGCTTCCATCAAGGATCGAGACTGCAGCTGTCTTGTGTCCATGGAGAGAGACAGAGTCCTGTTGATTGAGGGCCGCCGGGGACAGTTAAGGAAGAGGTGGAGAAGGCTTTGCGCTTGGGACCTTCCTGGCGCTTCTGTCTGACTCTTTATTGTAAGCTGAGTCCAAGGAGGGGTGGGAGGTGGTTGTGTCTCATAAGGGCCAGAATGTGGGGGAAGGTTAAGCTGGGATAGCAGGTGGAGGGAGCCTCAGTTAACGATCTGGGCTGACTGTCGTAAAGAGGCTGAAGTGGGTGTTTGATTCATTTGCAGCTGCCTGGTCCCCCGCCACAACCTGCCGGTGCTGGTTCCTGGCGGCGCCATGTGGAACAGCAGCAGGAGTGCCTCTAACTGCTCGGAGAGCGCTGACTTCCAGTACGTCCTCTTCCCTGTAGTCTACAGCTCGGTCTTTGTGCTGGGCCTGGCTGGGAACTTGTTTGTGCTGGGTTACTTCCTTCGGACCAAGTCAGCCACTGTCCCGGCCAATGTCCTCCTGGTGAACCTCGCCACCATCGACCTGCTCTTCGTATTGACATTGCCGTTCCGCATTGCCTACCATGCACTGCGTAACGACTGGATCTTTGGGGAAGCCCTCTGCAAAATCACGGGCTGCCTTTTCTTTGCCAACCTGTATGGCAGCTCCCTCTTCCTGGCCTGcatctgcctcgagcgctacgtGGCCGTGGTGCATCCACTGCGCCACTTGCACTTCCGCAAGCTCCGCTATCGTGTGGGGGCTGCCCTGGTGGTGTGGGCGGTGCTTCTGGCAGCCATCCTGTACCTGGCCCTCCGTGGGCCCCTGACCCAACCTTTCGCTGATGGCCGCACAGCCTGTCTTGAGAACTTCTCCTCCAGTTCCTGGAAGGGGCGCATTTCCAGCGTCAGCATCTTCGCTGCTGTGGTCGGCTTCCTGTTGCCGCTTCTTTTGATTGGGGTGTGCTACCCCCTCATTGCTTGTCAGCTGCTGGTAGCCCCTGGGATGCAGCCTGGTTCACGTGTGGTGAGGCGCAAGGCACTGCGGACAGTGCTGGTGGTTCTAGGTGTCTTCCTGGTCTGTTTTGTTCCTTACCATGTGGTACAGCTGGTCCACACGCTTGGCCGCGTGGGTGCTCTTGGTGGCTGCTCCCTAATCCGTGCAACGTATGTTGCCCGGCGTGTGACAATGGCACTCACAAGTTTCAACGCCTGCTTGGATCCTCTTGTCTATTATTTTGCTGCTGAACGTTTTCAGTGGCAGCCAAACTGGAAACGCATCTGCTGTCTGAAGAAGTTACAGCGCCCCGTGTGGCTCCAAGTTCTATCCGCCCACACGGGATCTTCTGCTGCAGAAAATACTATGCCGAGCACCACGGACTGAGCAAGCTACtgccagccaccaccaccaccacctctggtGGTGGATGTATGAGAATTTTCTTTTATGTACTACTTCATTTAATTTgtgtttattatattatttccatttgtgtttttaaaacgttttatttccaaaatgttcACAATACTATtaaatcaaaacaaaatatgccaatggctggactctttgctattccaAACCTGTCACTCCAGCATTGTGGTGACTAATGGTGTGGAGGGAGGGGataagagaggggagggggggcttctgCAGTAGCTGCTCTCTTACGGCTGTCCACTCCCACCCTCTCTGGCCCCTCAATCCAAAGCTGCCCACGATCAGTAAAAACGGGAAACCTTGATTAACTGGCTGAGATCCTGTAAGCTTTGTGCTCTTTAAAGGActctgtcaggttctggcagttagatcccaaTAGTACTTCACTGCAAAccctccagggtatgagttaaagttgctttattagagatccatcagtatcagtgcacacAGGCAGTAGCATCGGCAGAAGTGATGTGGGTAAGGAAGGCTAGGTTAGTTAtcgggaaagttcccgccttcaGGATAGGGACAGTTAGAATTCTGGCGCaaaagagccgggggggggggcggactggagaaaaggagagaaggaatgaaGGTCATTGCAGTTCCCAGGCTCAGGCTGGCACTCAGGGACATTCTCCAGCCTGCTTCAAAACCAAAAGTaggcacctgcaagataagcgaagCAGCTACTAGCCTAACACCAAATGTGTATTAaatatactctcagaggatcaatACAGAATACccttcacatactctcagaggatcggTACAGGATACAGAACACACCTATGACAGATATGTTGGCATGCATATCTGACAGACTCTCATTTGGGTCCCTACTAGAATAAGATGTTTAATTGTGAGGTATAATCCCCTTTTTACTTCTTTTTTGACTGGACAGAAAAGATATAGATGATGATGAACAAGAAAGATGTATTTACAGGAAACCAGGGGAGAACAAGGCAAAGTTTTCTGTGTGGAATACTTCCGCGTACAGTGTAGAAATGACTCTCAACTTCACTCCCCAGAGGTTATACATTTTGTCAATGGGAGTTCACACATTGAAACTGAGCTACAGTTAACATACACAAATACTGGGGGGAGATTTTATGCCATTTCTGCCAGATACTTTTCCTCAACATTCAAGGTTCAACTGGAACTGTTGAACCTTGAATGAACCATAACTGTTCAGGTCCAAAGTCGCTCCTTTAACTCACAGAGCTCCTTTTCATAGAACCTATACACCAAAGTTAGATTTGACGGGCCCCTGATAGCAGGCTGGGCCGCACATgggcagtgcaatcttaaggctTGCCTCCCCAGCATGACCGAATGCCCATGGATCTGTGGCACAGCTCATCCcctccctaaggacttttgtgGGGAGCTGTGCCAGTGGCCAAGCCTGCCAAGGCATGGGGACATCACAGCAgggagtgcaccccccccccgttttcctGACAACCCCACCTGTATCCACCAATGGGTGCAGACAGACCTTGGCAGACCTgtgagtggcaagcaaaggcaCAGCCAATGTGCAGGTTGCCATCTCTGCTCCCTTTCAATGCctcccgcccccccaccccctccagaaaGCAGGCAGCCAGGGACCAGAGACACCCATGATTGTGGCACCCTTACTGGGTTGCGCAACAGGGCAGCCCCGCAGGGGAGTGGAAGTGGAGGAGTTGGTGCaaccacaggcaagcaaacagacagggagagaaTTGTTGGTCatcacagactttattgaactgccataAGAGAGCAGGATGTCTGGACAACTTGCCTGGGATGGCGACTGTGCCCATATGTGACTCCGTTGGAGCTGGGAGAGTCAGCCCTCGCGCTGCTGTCCCAGGAGGCCTGTTGTTTCGAGGGCTAATCGAGGAACCATCCAAGGGGCCAGGCAGGATAGCCAGTCATGCGGGGTTGCCCTCAGATGAGATTGCCATGCTCCTGAGCATTCCAGATGGGCTGTGACCTGCCTTGAGGGGAAGAAGAGACACGTTCGCCGCTCTGGgtagggcactaatttgtctagaagagtggtatatatgcacagttattattgttaaATGGCAAAGCCAATGCCATGGTGAATAGACCTGTCCTTCAGACATGCAGAAGCCAGGTCTACTCTCGCCCCCCACGTTCAATGCCATAGCAAGTAGACTTGGCCTTCAGATGAATGGAGGTCTGGTCAACCCAACAGTATGGCAAGTAGACCTGGCATTCAGAAATGCGAGGGCCAGGTGTTCTCCCCTTGCAATGCCACAGCAAGTACACCTGGCTTTCAGATGAGTGgaggtcaggtctacccaccaaacAAAACCTTggcgagtagacctggccttcatcTGTGTGCGAAAGCCAGGTCACCCTACCTTGCAAATTGAAGGGAGGTAGATCTGGCCTCTACCTGTCCAGATACCAGGTCTACTTACTGAACTAATCCACAGCGAGTAGACCTGAGCTCAGTAGGTCCAGCATGCAGGCTTCATTACGCACTGCCGCGTGCCCCGTCCTGCACAGCAGGCCGAGGCTTGGGAGGACTCCTTGGGAGGCATTGTGCAGGCAAGCCAGGCCTGCCCCATGATGGCCTGCCCTGATCAGGGCTGGGGAAGGCGGAGCCGACTGCTTGGCCAAGCCACAgtaagtagacctggccttcggatgggcggaggccaggtctacttgcctGGGCCCTTCCAAGGTCCAGCGACTTGCTGGGACTACGCCTGCACCAGTGAGTCGTCGGatagacgctaagggaattatgttataggatgatGAACATGTTATCACAAAAATGTATAAAGTTGTGTTGAAACTTGAGACCGAAGAAGAGCATGTCAAATAATGTATGATGCCCATGGGCTAAAAACTTTGggtatgatatattaatggaacaatgggaaaatatgtagtTAAAAGGTTTGAAATTTATATTAAGTTCCAGTCCTAAGGagaatgtttataagatgatttatgactcctgagaaattggctagaatgtatatgTATGCTGGAAATGTACTCGGCATGAAGGATcgttctttcatatgtggtggtcttttAAGTTAGcagaaaccttttggaaacataTACAATTATTAATACAGaacattttaaagattaaagtgAAATTGAGACATTTTCGTTGGGAATGATGGACTTCCAGCTGGATAAAAGTGGTGGCACTCTCTTTTTATATATTACAGCGGCGAGACTCCTAATgctttaaaatgggaagaactggACTGCCCGCAAGGGAGGAATGGCTGCCAAAGATGACGGAACTGACTGAGACGGCAAAGCGTGCTTTGCTGATTAGAAAGAAGTCAAAAAGTTCGTTTGCTTatgaatggaaacccttcataggctatttatatgaaatagataacaatgatttgatgatttgtggatttatggattacaggattttgacattagaaaaagagctTTTAATAATTACCTAGAGAAAGTATAGATTTGACATGATACAAATATTTGTTTTGTTGAACATCGAAACCTTTTAATTTAGGTTGTTTTTTCTTGTTGattttttctgtattatgtatgtttttgtatgttgattagtgATTTTTGGTTTTGTCTGTTTTATTAGTATGTGTTGCAGTTTTTTAGgtaattatataaaacttttaataaaagAGAGCGAGAGGTGCCCAGTTTTAAGATCTGGCCCCAGTCAGAGTAGGAATGTTTGTGCTCTATTTTTATGCCTTTTGCCCACTTCAGTTGTCTGCTTTCTGACTTCTCAAACACCCGACACCTTTCTGATTTCCCTTTCGTAACACCGTCACTTCTTACTATGCCTTTGGGAATTCCTCTGCATATCCATGCCACTCCTCCAGATAGGCTCCGAGGTAATTGCCCTGTTAATATTGCAGTTTCAGTGGCTGTTTTTATAGAAATGGTTTAATGGGGGGGTGTTGGCTGCTTAAAAGAATCCAGTAGTGGCAGCTTCTGGTTTAAAAGAGTTTGAACCTGTGGTTGTGTCAGGGTGTGCGCATGCGCGTGTGTGTGTTAATTCAGACTGGGAAGTGCTCCCTCCCTGGGATCCCTGCCACCCCATGTGGCCTTTCATACTgtggcccctcctcccccccccttgtgaAGGGGAGCCCCATTTCGCAACATACCTCAGAACGGTTTCATCTGGCCGGCCAACGGCAGCCCATCTTTGCAAGAGAACTCGTGCAAGGCTGAAAGcagcatggggtggggtggggtggggtggggtggggggctctgcAAGCTCTGTGCTGGGACGGTGGAGAAGCTGCAGCCAGGAAAGGGAGGAGCGGTCTGGGCCCATGCGCCTCGCCTCACCTGGAACTCTCGCTGTGAGTGGCCCGTCGTGAGAAGGCGCTTCCCGCTGCTTGTGCAACTGCTGTCCGTGGGAAGGGCTAATGACTCTCGCGTGGGCCTCAAGACAGTGCCGTGTAGTGGGTAGAAGGTCAGACTGGAATCAGGAGAGACGAGAGGAAAGGAAGTGCTTCTTGACTCAATGCGCAATGCAGCGGCAGAATTTGCTGCCAGTGGGCATCGTGATAGTCATGGGCATAGGTGGTTAAAATGCCATTagaatctttatttatttattcacattattGCTCAAGGCTAAGACTGATACACTTCACAAgctaaacaacatagaactacccagtaggatcattcCCAAAGCAACAGGCAGTGCACAGTAGCATACAGAAGTAGAGTCTGTGGTCCTTGTCCCTGTACTGttgcattcccccccaccccccactccacttccttacagtactgcCCTCCTGTTTGAGtagaaatccctcctgaataattccgttttgcattgtttgtggaaaggcaggagagcagaagctttcctgacctcctcaggcgggccgttccataaggtgggggccaccaccgaGAAAGCGCAactgtgggcagctgttgattttgcccacgtgcagGATGAcaacctgcagaaggccccgttcagatgagcgaagtagCCATCAACAGTTACTAGCCAttgtgactaaagagaacctccatgttcagaggcagtaaacatcTGAAACCGAGTGCCGGGAGGCAACACGGGGGGAAGGCCTCGATCTCTCTGCCCTGTATGTTTGGCCCTTCAGTGCAACTGAAACGGGATTGGGCAAGAGGGACCCTTGCTGCCGTGGtctggcagggctcttcttatactATGAATTGTGGGACTGAGGTTGGAATCCCACTTGCtgagaagcttgctgggtggttgacattgggccagtcacacactctcagtctaacccacctcacagggttattatttctttatttaatctcatgagttggaagggaccttcaaggtcatctagtccaatcccctgtcAATGCAGAAACCTCACTTCAGGTCCCTGCTAGGGTGAAAAGGGGGGGTACAAATGAAGCACATCAGTCCGGCAACCTGAAAGTATCTGGTGCGAGTGATCTGCGGAGAACCTTGTCTCAGAGATGGTTTGGTGGCCAAAGGAAAAGATGTCGAACAGGTCAGTGAGCCTCTTGCTTCTGTTGCTATAAGAATGTATCGTTTCTCAGAGCGCTTCCTCTGCCTGTTTAGATGACTGGCTTGAGAAGTTTTTCTACCAAACACTGTCTATTTTGAGTCTTAACCAGGCAAAAGAAATCAGCTTTTAGAACTCGTCTAGTGCCTGGAAGTCTGTGAACCCTCCAGTCACTATGATTTGACATATTTTCATATTGGAGCCTTCTGTCCAAGGTTTCCTTTTACTTTAGCAGCAAAAGAGCCTTGTAACTCTGCAATCTTAGTCCTCCTTTATTGAATATCCTGTGTTCTCTGACTGAATTGTTATATTACGATTTTGTAATAtgccttgaatttcagtgagaaaggtggattataaataaagtaaataaaataaaatttcaggatgaacttaggcagatcttGAGAATGAGGGCAAGAAAGGATGAGCgggtgcttggctcttgtggcccttccttacatgcccaggataatgccaatcgccagtttggggccaggaaggaattttcctccaggccagactggccagggaACCTAGaagttttctgccttcctctgggggagttgggggggggaggcagctgtgaattccctgcattgtgcaggggtctggactagatgacccttgggtaccccagctctgtgtttctacaTTATTCACAATATATTGTGTCATGtttgagagggaaggaggaaaagagatatCGCCCAGCAGCAATCTCATACATTTACGACAAGAGGCAAAATGAAGATCTGCTCGGCCCCCTTCTTTTTGAAGCTTGTTAGACCATTCATTTCTCCTCCGCAGTCAGCGGTGCTCCCAGAAAATGTAATTCAGACGGACTCCAAACCATCAATGGATATGATCCACTCGTGCTGGAAGGAGTAGGGACGAGGGTCCCATTGCCTCCATAGCCTGCTTTCAGATTCTAATATGGAAAGTGCTGTTAAAGAAAATCACAAAAGTTGAGCACCTGAGTCCCATTACCTGGAAAGTAATTAGTAAGAGGAGTGTGAGAAGGCAAATGacgactttaaaaagaaaaaatctggAAGCTGAACCCAAATGTTATTCGAAGCAAGTCAGAcacaagcctcagcttaggcagACTGTCCTTGTCCTGGCTGGACATCTGAGCGTGCTGCGAGTGCTGAGATGGAAAGGGCGCAGAGGCTGtgctcggggtgggggtgggggttcactATCTTCCATGTTTCCTAATGCTCCTTGCCAGACCCACGTCCCATTACTAGCTGAGCTGGGGGCATTCTCAGTCTGGCTTCATCGtatgtctgtttttaaaaagagccagAGAGGTGGGGCAGCCTGGGGCCAAGGCCAGGACGGCTTCTGTTACCTGAGGAAGTCGGGGGCTCGCACAATCATATGCTGGAAATCTTCCAGGGACAACTTCCCGTCATTGTCCATGTCTGCCTCGTCGATCACCTTGTTGCACACCAGGCACACCTCCTCTGGGGTCAGCTCCTTGCGGGTCAGCTTGTTGACTGTCTTCTCCAAGTCAGACTTGCATATGTAGTCATCATTGTTAAAGTCTGTTGAAAAGGAGAGCTTAATAACTAGCAAAGGTCCCCTATAACGTTGACCTCAATGAATTGGTGGAGCTGAAGTGGAGGAATGCAATGGAGTAATGCAGTGGCATAATTGATTGTAACCTGTACTAATTGGattttgcccctgaggaagcacggCGTGAGAGCATCATGTGCGGAACGGAGGCGGCCGATTGTCCGTAGGGCAGGAACATCATTTGTAGACAGCACGGACAGAAgccttggcttttgtttttggctATTTGCACAGCACCTCTTGCACTTTAGTGCTTATGTTTACAGTGGGGCATTGACTCTGTACTTATTGCTCTAAATTATATCAGACGGCGCTGATGGTTCACACACATCTGTGAGCTTGTGAAATGTTATTGTAATATTATTGTATTAGTAGTAATGAATTGCAATTAATTGTTGTGGATGTAATGTTTgtacactttgcactttgaatctAAAAAGAACTTGTTGAGACCAATGTATAGTTTAAATTTGTTATAGGGGACCTTTGCTAGTTATTACTTATATATATCCCCTATTCTttggccttttttctttttgaaaaggaGAGCTTGCCAAATGCTGCTTCATCCGTGGACTGTTCCTCTCCTTTGCTCCCCCGCTGTGAGGCCAAGCCTGACTGACCTCagattagaaaagagtccagtagcacctctaagactaaccaactttactgtagcatacgctttcgagaactacagatgcatctgacaaagagaactgtggttctcaaaagcttatgctacagtaaagttggttagtctttaaggtgctactggactcttttctattttgctactgcagactaacacggctaactcctctggatctatgacctcagATTGTCTCCTTTCCTCTTGAGTGGGAAAGAGCAGAACCAGACCTGGGGGCTCGAGCAGGGATGTTGGGAACGCTGGCGCTCTTGTAAAGCATGCATGGTAATTTTGCACACATTTGGGCCTTTCCTGCCCTGCCTTCTTATGGGACTGTGGCTATTTGTACCTTTGGTGTACAACCAGCCTTTCTTGCAGAGACTCAAATAGTGTGTTTCTGGCAGGGCTAGCTGTGAGAGTCACCCTCTCCCTGGTGGGGGATGAGCCGCAGGAGCAGACCTACAAAGTCAGAATTTCTCATTGCCAGGAACGTTTTTGCTCTTCTCAGAGCAGGCTGGTTCTGTGGCTTCCTAACAGACCGTGCTCCT of the Eublepharis macularius isolate TG4126 chromosome 5, MPM_Emac_v1.0, whole genome shotgun sequence genome contains:
- the LOC129331036 gene encoding lysophosphatidic acid receptor 6-like codes for the protein MWNSSRSASNCSESADFQYVLFPVVYSSVFVLGLAGNLFVLGYFLRTKSATVPANVLLVNLATIDLLFVLTLPFRIAYHALRNDWIFGEALCKITGCLFFANLYGSSLFLACICLERYVAVVHPLRHLHFRKLRYRVGAALVVWAVLLAAILYLALRGPLTQPFADGRTACLENFSSSSWKGRISSVSIFAAVVGFLLPLLLIGVCYPLIACQLLVAPGMQPGSRVVRRKALRTVLVVLGVFLVCFVPYHVVQLVHTLGRVGALGGCSLIRATYVARRVTMALTSFNACLDPLVYYFAAERFQWQPNWKRICCLKKLQRPVWLQVLSAHTGSSAAENTMPSTTD
- the CIB3 gene encoding calcium and integrin-binding family member 3 isoform X2 → MGNKQTIFTLEQLDAYQDNPFRQRIAEVFSEDGEGNMTLDDFLDMFSVMSEMAPRDLKAYYAFKIYDFNNDDYICKSDLEKTVNKLTRKELTPEEVCLVCNKVIDEADMDNDGKLSLEDFQHMIVRAPDFLSTFHIRI